GGACTGCCATGGTATACATGTTTTCAATGCGCCAAAAGATATTTTTGCTTTGTTTTGTTGGTTCAAATAACATACATTCCTTTTATATAAAGCGATAATgtaaacacatgcattttaatgattttgtattttaaaatattttgtttttgttttaagtttaaaatattttaagtctctataacgctcacaatcaacgaaaatttcgttgagtattttgtaaaataaagttaacaccttaacaatcagtgttccttatagcaatagccaacatttcaaccctagatgtggtatgattacatagatatttgtagatacaaaatgctcgtttttatttatttgtggccacaattaatttccgcgaatatatatattcatacaacacaccAACACCATgatagtgttcatgtgtcgtatgaatagatatgcaaaacaataataaaaacgagcattttgtatctacaaacatcttttttatcagaccacatctggcgttgaaatttcggcaattgccataaggaacactgatttttaattggttaagtttattttacgaacaattgtacgaaattttcgttgattttgagtagtaatgttactttaaaaagaaaacactGAAATTAAGTGATAAATGTTGTGCTTGGCAAATACGTACCACCTTACTTTAATCTTATTAACCAAGTGATTTTTCTATGATTGAGTCGAGTATAGGAACACAAATACAACATTTTCTTGGATGAAActacaaataataaaatgatataataaaTTGTTTGACGCTTGATTATATGTACATATAAGCCCTTTTCCATACACTGATCATGCTATATTACCTGAAGCCCTGTCATGCACTCTGGTCATGCTGCATTACCGGACAGCCATGTCCTACTTGTCTGTCATGTTTAAATACCTGAAAGCCACGCTACACACTCTTGTCACGCTGTATTGGCTTAAATCCTGTAAAACACGCTGGTCATGCTATATTACATGAAAGCCCCGCCCTAGGCGCTGGTTATCATATATAACCGGAAAGTCCTGTCTGGTTATAATCTATTGACGGCAAAGTACGCCCTACACAATGGTCACAATGGTCATGCTATATCGCCGGAAACCCCTGTCCGACACGCTGGTAACGCTATATATCCTGAATTACCGCCCTGCACGCTGGTTAGGCTATATAACCTGAATGACATGCCCCACAGGCTATTCATGCTATAGTATCAAAACGCCAGGTACCACACTCTTTGTAATGCCATATTTTCGAAAAGCCCTGTCCAACACACTGGCCATTCGATATTATCTGAAAGCGATGTCCTAAACGCGGGTATGCAATATTGCCGGAACCCCAGGTACCGCAAGCTGATCATGCTATTTTACCAGGTAGTTATGCCCCACACACTGGTCCTGCTCTACTACCTGAAAGATCCGTCCGCAATGCTGGTAATGCTATGTTTCCGGAAAGCTCTGTCTCACACACTAGTCACCGTCATGCTGCATTACGTGTAAGTTCTTCCCCACAGGCTGGTCATGCAATGTTACATGAAAAGCCTGTCCCACGAACTGGTCATGTTATTTTATCTGAAAAGACCACAAGCTCATATTGCTATATAACCAGCACGCAATACCCCAAACACTGGTCATGCTATATTACCTTAAAGCTATGTCTCAAACATTGGTTATTCTATATTACCTGAAAGCCAAGACCCATACACTGATCATCTATATAACATGAAGCCCTGTCAGACACAAAGGTCATGCTTTATTACCGGAAAGCTATGTTCGACACGCTGGTCATGCTATTTTACAAGAAAGGCCCGTCACACAGCTTGTCATGCTATATGTATATTACCCGAATTTTCTGTCTTACACACTTGTCGTGCTATAATTATTACCTGAAAGTCATGCCCCACACGCTGTACATGCTATAGAAGAGCTGTCCCACGCGTTTGTCATTCTATATTACCCGAGTGTCATGTCCCGCCCTCTAGTCATTTTATATTACCTGTCATGCTTTATAAGCCGAAAGCCCCGTCTCACACGCTGGCCATGATATATCACCCGATAGCAATGGTCAACACGCTGGACAGGATAGAATATCGCAAAGCCCTATCACACACACTGATCATGTTAAATTACCTGAACACCATCTTCAACACGCTTTTCATGGTATATACACCCAAAGCCATGTCACACACACTggtcatattatatttattaaatccACACGCTGGTCATGCTGTATTACCGGAAAGCCCTATCCCACCAATTTGTCATGCTATATTACCTTAAAGCCCCGCCCCACACGCTAGCTTTGCTATAAAAGTCCATACGTGTGTAAAACATAGAAGGGGTCATGCATTGTCTCACTACTGTGGCGAGGTACACGAAAAAAAGGAGGTACGCaagacaagtcagcaccagatttggacaagacGGTTTGACATAGTAGAACTGTGTTGACAAGATTACTGTTTGACAAaaaaggactgtattttgacaagtcagcaccagatttggacaagataataCGACTGTTTggcataataagactgtatttgtACAAGTCAATATCATATTTGGACAAGaaaacacgacggtttgacataatggGACTGTATTTTTGACAAGttaacatcacatttggacaatataacacgacggtttgacataataggactgcattttgacaagtcaacaccatatttggacaagataacacgactgtttgacataataagactatattttgacaagtcagcaccagattcggacaagataacacgacggtatGGCATAGTAGaattgtgttttgacaagtcaacatcacatttggaaaaGATAACAAGACGGTTTGatataataagactgtgttttgacaagtcaacaattcttttaattttttatatagtaaaaggaCATCTTAGTTTTAACTCTATAACATTGAGAATCCAGTCGATTTCTAGAGCTAtgctaatttatattgttattgagAATTCGCGAAATCTGCCCATGATGGAAATACAAATTTCGCATTGTCGCATATCGTCGCCGTGTATTGCAGTTACGTAGTGTTCACATCAGTTTCGTAGTGTTTACAGCAGTTTCATAGTGTTCACATCAGTTTCGTAGTGTTCACTGCACTTACGTAGTGTTCATAGCAGTTCGTAGTGTTCACAGCAGTTTCGTAGTGTTCACAGCAGTTGCACAGTGTTCACAACAGTTTAGTACgtttcactgctgtttcgtagtgttcacagcagtttcgtagtgttcacggcagtttttgtattgtttacaGCAGTTTCGTATTGTTCACATGAGTGGCGTAGTGTTCACCGTCGTTTCATAGTGTTCACAGCAGTTTCCTAGAGTTCACATCGATTTTTTTATCTGGCAGAACCAACATTCCATAAGTAAGCGTCGACTATTGTGATACCGAATCGTTAGAACAGTTTACTCATATAACACGCAACAGATGAACTGTACAAACACACACTTgaattgtttatatgtttaataatgtttgtatgcatccggatcgaatgatcgggggtatattgtttttggtccgtccgtccgtccgtctgtttgtctgtctgtctgtctgtctgtctgtctgtctgtctgtctgtctgtctgtctgtctgtctgtctgtctgtctgtctgtctgtctgtctgtctgtctgtctgtctgtctgtctgtctgtctgtctgtctgtctgtctgtctgtctgtctgtctgtctgtctgtctgtctgtctgtctgtcattgtatgtgtctgtcattgtattgcactttaacattggtcataacttttgcaatattgaagaaagcaacttgatatttggcatgcatgtgtatctcatggagctgcacattttgagtggcgaaaggtcaaggtcatccttcaaggtcaaaggtcaaatatatggcttcaaagaggcgCATTAGGGGACAgtgtgcttctgacaaacacatttcttgttttattatagatgtgcatagttaaataaaaagtacaaaataGTCGAACAAGATCCGTACACACTTACAACTCTTACCATCATTTGAAAAGAACTGagaacataatatttaaataatagatTGTTTAACATTAGTTTGGGCTACATTTACGTAAACAAAGCCACTGCTGTTTCTTGTCATTAATTAACCAAATGCTGTTACTATTTCTCATATATTTTCAAGTATGGAATGTTTCAAAATGACCTTTTTCTTAAAAAGATTGTTCTCACTTCTCACTCCTTATCTTCggctttttttctcttttttatttGCGTTCTCTACAGGACCCGTCATTACTTAGAAAGAAGTAAATTGAAATTGTCATACTGCGCCACGGGTAATCAATTATTAACGTATTTAATTCTAATGTAATGTTTCAACCTTTCGAACACGAACATAAAAGTATGAGATGATTAAGCCTTCCCCCATTATATTAGTAACACGAACATATTTGACATCAGGCAAATTTCACCAAAACGAATTATCTAGGCAGAACCATATCCGCTATGTGCTGATAATCTATGAAAAATCACCAGTACGTTCATATAAAAGTCTTCtcaattcaaaaataaaaagtgCGCGATAAAGTTAATTTATAATACTTGTTTAAGTAAAGGAATTTTAACGAAAGAATCGGAACTAAAAAACTATGGATGCAACTACACAATTTGCTAGTAATGTGACATTGATAAACGTTACAGAACAGGAAACGATCAACACGACGTCATCAAACTTGGCCGAAGGGAGGTATCCGCCGGTCGGTTACTACGGATACACGAGTGCGCTGCTCTGGATGGTGATTCCGCCGATTCTTATTTCCATTGGAACGATCGGAAACGCTATGACTATTCTCGTGCTGCTTCGCCAGAAGAAGATGACGACGACGGCGGTGTTCCTGTTTGCTCTGGCACTTTCAGATACGCTCGTGCTGTTCAGCGCACTTCTGCCAGACTGGGTGTTATATACCTGGGACATTGACATCAAGATGCTGAGTAACCCCGGGTGTAAAGCGATAGTCTACCTTTCATACTGCAGCATCCACCTCTCCTCGTGGCTGATCGTGGTCGTCACGCTTGAGAGAACAGCTTGCGTGCTTTTCCCGCATAAAGTGAGACTTGGCTGTTCCCCACGCAACGCTGTCTTGATCATCGTCACCATTGTACTAGCCGTGTTcggaattaatataatattacttgTGATAATTGGTCTGAATAAAAACACGTGCGCTCCGTCCACTAAGGAATACCGAGATCTGTTTGACTACGTTCACAGATGGATCGACTTCACGTTAACTTTCGGCGCGCCGTTCCCGCTGCTACTCATTGGAAACGTCATCATTGTAGTGCAGCTCGCGCTCTCCCGTTCAAGACGTCAGCGGATGACCATTTCCGGTCAGACGCGCGACACGCGTCCTTTGTCGATGCTAATAATGGCACTTTGCGTGCTGTTCTTCTTCACGATAACACCGGCGTCAGTTTGTTTTGTGTACTTACCCTACCTGAGGGAGCAGCTCCTGGCGCTCGAGTCAGTTGATCCTTACACGGCCTGGTACGACGCCCAGTACATTGATTTCCTTTACAATGTTGCCATTCTGGTCAGCTACTTCAACGCCGCCTTCAACTTTGCCTTCTACGTGTTCAGCGGCTCAAAGTTCCGCGCAGAATTGAGGAACCTGCTTTGCTGTAAGGCAACACAAGGCACCAGGCTGTTTGGAAGCTAGGGCTAGGGACTGATGCAGACAAAACCTTAATGCCACCAGCAGCAAAATGCCGACGAAAATCGTTATCATTAACACTATTTGACataattgcttatttcataatatttaacacATATGCTGGATTGATTTTGGATATCGGTAATAAATATTGGAATTATTCTACACCTTTaataaatgtgtgattttgaaaataaGGTGAGACGGTTTTGCACGTATTCAACTTTATGAAAGGcgtcaacctccgcgcagagatttgacggggcttccgcgcagagatttgacgggagcCAGCATAGGTGGATCAAATCCTTGCCTTAATTCATAACCAAACACgcgatgatagcctagccacatGGTACATTAATTTGAccgttgttgtttttacttttttttaatttaggtaataaATTTGTTATACTGAACCAAAACTTATAAAActaaaaatgtaaaagaaaattatactACTTTTTATACTATAATACTCAAACCAATAAAATTAAATCCTGCCAAATCTGGTtagattttcttgtgatggcagagattgtatgtgagagaaaggaacgacaactctgcgttgaGATTGGAAAGGCCTATGGTCATTTTGCCATATGACTCTGCAACATTGATCAATGGGGATTTAtttgggaagcggacaacgacaacgagcgaggcatggtattgtaatgcgcatgggaggttagagggttagggtaagggttaggggtcgggtttgggttagggttagccttaacccataccttaaccctaacccgacccctatccctaaccctaacctaaccataacccagggttatctcccctataccatgcctcgctcgttgttaTTTTCCTCTTCTcgaagacttcctttaaacgaaacatttcgCAGGCTaaattgggacgacactttacgcacatgcattaagctccgtttttcAAGAGTGACTCATATTTGGGATGCACTCATGTATATTCAAGTTGTGCAAAATCCATTTCTATGACTTTCAAACTCCGAGCAGTCACATTACAAAGTGTTGGATAATAATTTGTAAtactatttatttaatgcttttcggtggcttatagagaaatatcagtgaattcaATCTGATaatttactgtttaaaacagtgaaaattaacagtaatAAGTATTGAAAATTTTCGCTGTTTAAAAGTGGAATGGCGTTGTTTTTATGTCATGAAGTCATTATTTTCGCATAATTCtccagtttaaataaaaaaaataatcatgtgtaagcataataaaaataaaaattgttagaTTCGTTGGAATATTGATTGCACTCGAAATCTTATATAAAAGATATATATTCACTCGTGGTAcgccactcgtgaacatattattttatatgatcgcTCGTTTATTAAAATCGATGTTTtatcaaatccaacaaatgttctCCATATAACTTTCGAAAACATTAAGTCGCTGATAATCTATGAGAACCTCGTTAAGGGAAACCTGAGCTtgacgcatgtgcgtaaagtgtcgtcccagattagccattaTAGTAACTTAGTGCTGACACCCATTTCCACTACTGCCTTAAATCCGCCACCCCATCAAGATCAGCATTAAAATCGGAATGGTTTGTTGGTCTTGATCAAAACAGAGGATTTAATTAACAACATTTACACTTCCGTAATGGATGACGGTCACGTGACAACAAAATGGCGGCGATCAATTTATTGATTTTGGAATCTTCTACTGAACCTGCGATTATTTCaatatcaaaacatgtttaatgTCAATAAATGACCAgccaaatgcaaataaatgttaaGGTGATTTTCTATAGAATACTGCGCGTGCGCTTTTATGTGCCccttcctccccccccccccccccccctcactgTGCCGATGCTACAACAGCGTCACCGTGTAATGTGCATACGCCATTTGTGTAATAAATTAATTTCTAATTTAGTCGCCATCTGTGTAAATGggatttaattcatgtgcgtaaagtgtcgttccagataagcttgtttaatccgcacaggctaataaaggaagacacttttcgcctaaactggatttttgcaaagaagagcctttctgtaaatgaaaaatgtcataaaggcggaaattgtcatccctgattagcctgtgatgactacgcacatgcatttaacccctttttcaaaaAACACGGCTCAtgtatacgggcaaaagcccgcgaagcgggcgttgaccgttcatacacatggcaatttagacataaaattacaccTAGGAatgcatctaaaaaaaaattgccacgcgacatatattttcgcgatgctatttatgacctagaacaaatcaaaaacatgttgacatatgctaaatcacatgtaaaaacatacctcaggaaaaagtatataaatgacatcataattgtgtagcgaatcgcacttaatattctcgcattatatgTTTTTCTCCGCTACATTAGACCGTTTCAGAATTAAGATTacacaattatctcccctgaatactcattttcttcattttttgtcTCATAGACGGGTTCACTACATATATaatgacagtctttaccaaacataATTTCGGTAAATATAACCCGTCTAAAATGTTTTGCCTGAATCTTcgatttctttcgaatttatttgctttgatcttttcgatatcttattgttattattatcctgacaaatcacaaacgcttgtccaaaaaattatttgttttacacattatAGTTGGTATCTATATTCTCggagtattctcgcggtatttcaataacgacaccctactgttaacttgtcagaattcgtgacgcattttccattcgctctcagacagCAGTTTTACGTgggatcatgagcaatattctggtaagttgtggttgttatccatcagaaatactttattcacaaaatttaacgatattccgatttaactttttagtcttttagcttattttcaacgtatttacacctcgtctgctcacagggaaaagtctcgatttttttactatatactatatatactaacaAGGGATACAACTAGCAACAATTTCAGTCGACACGGGTTTGCAAcaattatttttctgaattttACCTGTGAAAAAACATTAAGACCTAAGATTGCGTGCGATTTCCGATGCTGTTCGaaaaaacattgaattatttcgCAGGCGTATTACTTATCTTACCATTTACTTTGATTTCATCTggttttaaaacatattgttttctcgTTTACTTTGCACAGCTACAATCGCCATTGTTGTAAAAACCGCCACCGAACGACATTGCTTCCCGGCTTAACGTTTGACAACTATATACAAGCCGGGTATAGGAGATCATTGTAAACGACAATTACAACTATGGCCGACTTTTGAAAAGTTTACTGAAGTTGATgggaaattattaaaaatataatgtttaattcaATAAGTCATGAATTACTCGCGCACGATCTGTTCACAAGGTTGCTACTTTGTAAGTGCATATGgtataaatgatataaaatagccGCCTATCGATGTTTTACAGGGGTATTACTTGTTTACCTTGTGTTGCAAACCCTTGTCGATTTTGATAGCTTTTGGCTTTTTCGCAAAATGTCagtcttttttattaaaaaacatcaaatattacGTTACAGTTCGTATTTTTCGGTGATTGAATTAAcattaacaaagaaaacaaatcgtttttttgttattttatttgcttttattgGAAAGTTGAAAAAACTAGTGGTATCCCTtgttagtatatatagtatataaaaaaaatcgagaCTTTTCCCTGTGCGAAACGTTACATATCAATTAataaagtttaggcctaaaaccacaaaatctaataccgttggattttcgtaccgaAATTTTTCGTAGccaatcttccagattcgaaatgaaaaaaaaaacaacaacagggcATTAAGaaattgtctgcatcatttatcaaattttaagatttaagttggttttccgtttttagaagccgtttgccaaggcaagagctgggctgCCGCATCACACAACTCCAGCCATTCTATTGAGCAAAACTGACAGCTTTGGTTTCCAGAAATAAACAAAGCAGGGATTCCTGAACTAACGatgtttccaagctatacacacagttatttgtTGCGGTGATCTTattatttattggttctgttagtttacttggatggaacatgtgtaaacttttatagaactttgaaaagtcaaTATCTgtatatctataaacaaaaatcaggaATGGCATTATAAGATCAGATGTACAAAcattgtcaaagggttgttaaattaacaatttgaaggcaatgatgctgaagaaatatgaaggttcccttgcaaatttagtctgtacatcgacaagtgtctgccagtaaatgtcaaactagtaatacaaaacttaccacaagtatgcaaaataactaagtacctgttgtgatcatttttagtaagatagtgtaattctaaacagtagcaaatagcttgtttagttagtgcataatgccattaatatgatttcctttctattgtgtaattaattaatttgttgttacttgttgttccTTGAAAAATGTTTTATGCGCTAGTACAAAATCAACAtggttatccccacgcttttcggagaaaaagtggggatattgtggttatctccgtcttccgtccgtcctggccattatctcctcctacactataagcactagaaccttgaaacttacacacatggtacatgtagctatgggcatatgtgcgaccctgcactatttggaattttgatctgacccctgggtcaaaattatgggggttggggtggggccgggtcagagattttaactcattttttatgttattttacattaacttctttatttctacaccgatttacttcaaattgctattgaacatctcttatgacaatacagtcaatctaaacaatgcatggccccattaccaaccctggggcgccctgcccacatagaccacgcccacccaaaattgccttttactataatttcttcatttctacaccgattcacttctaattgatactgaacttctcttatggcaatacggtcaatctcaactatgcatggcccaaataccaaccctggggcgccccgcccacatagaccacacccacccaaaattgccttttactataatttcttcatttctacaccgattcacttcaaattgatactgaacctctcttatgacaatacggtcaatctcaactatgcatggccccattatcaaccctggggcgccccgcccacatagaccacacccacccaaaaatgcctttttactataatttctttatttctacactgattcacttcaaattgatactgaacttctcttatgacaatatggtcaatctcaactatgcatggccccattgccaaccctggggcgcccctgggtcaaacatgcggcgtgggaatacgcgtcggcctctgcagcgccatttctagttaattttgtaaaaggtaataacatgttacttcattgattccacagttttgcaaaagataacatcactttggAAATTCATTTACGTtaatattcttgtaagttgatgacagtgttttagtattactgattgtgtaactattattttatgtgcaaataaatggtGTGAagcgttttgtatctccacacaataccacacacctttttatatatgtactaaatatatatactaacgtcatttacatgcttctgctagcggcTTACCCAAGAAAGACAATGATCGACTTCTTTAGCGtaagaattcccgggtacatttcagTAAATTTTCCTTACCaggtgtacatttaagtatacttaagagtaccccaggtacatttaagtagtacccgaaccCACAATGAGAAGTACTGAGTGTCTTAAGggtgatcttaagaacgctcccacttaaCGGATCAATACAGAAACCCCCCAGTtactaagcagacaccatatccactataccgcagccaccgaaccagctttaaattcctgcggctagaaaacacacaaaattataagatactagatcttaaagctaggaacatgttactcgtttgaagattgaattttTTTGATGCATTACtgtatttttgaaacaataataGAAAAGGTCGGGTAATATCGCCCGGGGGTATTTATCGgacacatttaaattattgttatttctattacatatttgataaaaataacGTCATTTATGATGACATCGTACATCTAAAATAATTTCTAAGAACGACTTCTACCAGTTCCATTCTGCGCATTTTGTTTTCGGTCGATGAAAATCAAAACCGTATCTTAATGTGAGCGTCTTATCAACATCTGTAAGGTAGGCACCATAACATTGTTAGTCATAAAACATCTGTTTAATGCTATTAAGTGCTAAAATAGTGAGAAATGATAGTTTGTATCCTTTATATAATGACTGTTATCGTTAATGCCAAAAAAATCACCGTAAGCCGTTTACTTGGATGGACGAAAATTGCCACTCAGAATTGTCAATTGCGGGAAATATCGTCCGTGCTGAAGTAAGTATACCCCAACGATATATTGCCTCTTTTATTTTGCAGAATCATGGCAAAGCAACTACAAGTTTCAAAAAAGCGACAAACATATTCAGATGCCAATTTAAAACTTGCTATAACTAAGCCAAAGAGTTGCGCTGTGTCCAAGCGGAAGGCAGCAGAAATGTTCGCGATCCCTAATCCACTCTAATGGACAAACTCGCAGGTCGAACACCAG
This sequence is a window from Dreissena polymorpha isolate Duluth1 chromosome 16, UMN_Dpol_1.0, whole genome shotgun sequence. Protein-coding genes within it:
- the LOC127861827 gene encoding psychosine receptor-like, whose amino-acid sequence is MDATTQFASNVTLINVTEQETINTTSSNLAEGRYPPVGYYGYTSALLWMVIPPILISIGTIGNAMTILVLLRQKKMTTTAVFLFALALSDTLVLFSALLPDWVLYTWDIDIKMLSNPGCKAIVYLSYCSIHLSSWLIVVVTLERTACVLFPHKVRLGCSPRNAVLIIVTIVLAVFGINIILLVIIGLNKNTCAPSTKEYRDLFDYVHRWIDFTLTFGAPFPLLLIGNVIIVVQLALSRSRRQRMTISGQTRDTRPLSMLIMALCVLFFFTITPASVCFVYLPYLREQLLALESVDPYTAWYDAQYIDFLYNVAILVSYFNAAFNFAFYVFSGSKFRAELRNLLCCKATQGTRLFGS